A region of Lagenorhynchus albirostris chromosome 20, mLagAlb1.1, whole genome shotgun sequence DNA encodes the following proteins:
- the MIEF2 gene encoding mitochondrial dynamics protein MID49 isoform X1 encodes MRPLLGPGHRGTLTMAEFSQNRGKRRDGEVLGGAVDFLLANARLVLGVGGAAVLGIATLAVKRLIDRATGPRDEDDAKRDSTCLEDSWQELSLLKATPRLQPQPRPAALSQPVPPPAPSPSAPEGPADADPPTSLQLCSPAPSVCLTFQEKLLAFERDHVTMPAAHVALAKQLAGDIALELQAYLRNKFPELPFGALVPGGPLYDGLQAGLADPVRLLVPLVLEPGLWSLVPGVDTVAQDPRCWAVRRTQLEFHPRGSSPWDRFLVGGYLSPRVLLELLRKALTASVNWPAIGSLLGCLIRPRVASEELLLEVQHECLELPVAVLLSTAGAQAGDLLLAWPLEGLASNLWLQDWYPAEAAQLRALDERDAGTRRRLLLLLCGVCHGHPALGRLGRGPLTQVVLHLGEQEADWAEEALAEHFLQALELLVGSLERASLPCHFSRGVNLLDGLREEDIDDMGCALYWGLQAPEGLL; translated from the exons TTCCTTCTGGCCAACGCGCGCCTGGTTCTGGGGGTGGGCGGAGCTGCTGTGCTGGGCATTGCCACCCTGGCTGTGAAGCGG CTCATCGACAGGGCCACCGGCCCTCGGGATGAGGATGACGCCAAGCGGGACTCCACGTGCCTGGAGGACAGCTGGCAGGAGCTGAGCCTGCTCAAGGCCACACCGCGCCTCCAGCCCCAGCCGCGGCCCGCAGCCCTCAGCCAGCCCGTGCCACCCCCGGCCCCCTCACCCTCAGCCCCAG AGGGGCCCGCAGACGCAGATCCCCCGACGTCGCTTCAGCTCTGCTCCCCAGCGCCGTCGGTGTGCCTGACGTTCCAGGAGAAGCTGCTGGCGTTCGAGCGGGACCACGTGACCATGCCAGCGGCCCACGTGGCTCTGGCCAAGCAGCTGGCCGGTGACATTGCCCTGGAGCTGCAGGCCTACCTGCGGAACAAGTTCCCAGAACTGCCCTTCGGGGCACTCGTGCCTGGCGGGCCGCTCTACGACGGGCTGCAGGCGGGGCTCGCCGACCCCGTGCGTCTCCTGGTGCCCCTGGTGCTGGAGCCTGGCCTGTGGAGCCTGGTGCCTGGTGTGGACACCGTAGCCCAGGACCCTCGCTGCTGGGCCGTGCGCAGGACTCAGCTGGAGTTCCACCCCCGCGGGAGCAGCCCCTGGGACCGCTTCCTGGTGGGCGGCTACCTCTCCCCCCGGGTCCTGCTGGAGCTGCTCCGCAAGGCCCTGACCGCCTCCGTCAACTGGCCAGCCATCGGCAGCCTCCTTGGGTGCCTGATCCGGCCGCGCGTGGCCTCGGAGGAACTGCTGCTCGAGGTGCAGCATGAGTGTCTGGAGCTCCCCGTGGCTGTGCTCCTGTCCACTGCCGGCGCCCAGGCCGGAGACCTCCTGCTGGCCTGGCCCCTGGAGGGGCTGGCCAGCAACCTCTGGCTGCAGGACTGGTACCCGGCAGAGGCCGCCCAGCTGCGGGCCCTGGATGAGCGCGACGCCGGGACCCGCCGGCGGCTGCTGCTGTTGCTCTGCGGCGTCTGTCATGGCCACCCGGCGCTGGGGCGGCTGGGCCGCGGCCCCCTGACCCAGGTGGTTCTGCACCTGGGTGAGCAGGAAGCGGACTGGGCTGAGGAGGCCCTGGCGGAGCACTTCCTGCAGGCCCTGGAGTTGCTCGTCGGCAGCCTGGAGCGGGCCAGCCTGCCCTGCCACTTCAGCCGTGGTGTGAATCTCCTGGACGGCCTGCGGGAAGAGGACATCGACGACATGGGCTGTGCGCTGTACTGGGGCCTGCAGGCCCCCGAGGGGCTGCTCTAG
- the MIEF2 gene encoding mitochondrial dynamics protein MID49 isoform X2: protein MAEFSQNRGKRRDGEVLGGAVDFLLANARLVLGVGGAAVLGIATLAVKRLIDRATGPRDEDDAKRDSTCLEDSWQELSLLKATPRLQPQPRPAALSQPVPPPAPSPSAPEGPADADPPTSLQLCSPAPSVCLTFQEKLLAFERDHVTMPAAHVALAKQLAGDIALELQAYLRNKFPELPFGALVPGGPLYDGLQAGLADPVRLLVPLVLEPGLWSLVPGVDTVAQDPRCWAVRRTQLEFHPRGSSPWDRFLVGGYLSPRVLLELLRKALTASVNWPAIGSLLGCLIRPRVASEELLLEVQHECLELPVAVLLSTAGAQAGDLLLAWPLEGLASNLWLQDWYPAEAAQLRALDERDAGTRRRLLLLLCGVCHGHPALGRLGRGPLTQVVLHLGEQEADWAEEALAEHFLQALELLVGSLERASLPCHFSRGVNLLDGLREEDIDDMGCALYWGLQAPEGLL from the exons TTCCTTCTGGCCAACGCGCGCCTGGTTCTGGGGGTGGGCGGAGCTGCTGTGCTGGGCATTGCCACCCTGGCTGTGAAGCGG CTCATCGACAGGGCCACCGGCCCTCGGGATGAGGATGACGCCAAGCGGGACTCCACGTGCCTGGAGGACAGCTGGCAGGAGCTGAGCCTGCTCAAGGCCACACCGCGCCTCCAGCCCCAGCCGCGGCCCGCAGCCCTCAGCCAGCCCGTGCCACCCCCGGCCCCCTCACCCTCAGCCCCAG AGGGGCCCGCAGACGCAGATCCCCCGACGTCGCTTCAGCTCTGCTCCCCAGCGCCGTCGGTGTGCCTGACGTTCCAGGAGAAGCTGCTGGCGTTCGAGCGGGACCACGTGACCATGCCAGCGGCCCACGTGGCTCTGGCCAAGCAGCTGGCCGGTGACATTGCCCTGGAGCTGCAGGCCTACCTGCGGAACAAGTTCCCAGAACTGCCCTTCGGGGCACTCGTGCCTGGCGGGCCGCTCTACGACGGGCTGCAGGCGGGGCTCGCCGACCCCGTGCGTCTCCTGGTGCCCCTGGTGCTGGAGCCTGGCCTGTGGAGCCTGGTGCCTGGTGTGGACACCGTAGCCCAGGACCCTCGCTGCTGGGCCGTGCGCAGGACTCAGCTGGAGTTCCACCCCCGCGGGAGCAGCCCCTGGGACCGCTTCCTGGTGGGCGGCTACCTCTCCCCCCGGGTCCTGCTGGAGCTGCTCCGCAAGGCCCTGACCGCCTCCGTCAACTGGCCAGCCATCGGCAGCCTCCTTGGGTGCCTGATCCGGCCGCGCGTGGCCTCGGAGGAACTGCTGCTCGAGGTGCAGCATGAGTGTCTGGAGCTCCCCGTGGCTGTGCTCCTGTCCACTGCCGGCGCCCAGGCCGGAGACCTCCTGCTGGCCTGGCCCCTGGAGGGGCTGGCCAGCAACCTCTGGCTGCAGGACTGGTACCCGGCAGAGGCCGCCCAGCTGCGGGCCCTGGATGAGCGCGACGCCGGGACCCGCCGGCGGCTGCTGCTGTTGCTCTGCGGCGTCTGTCATGGCCACCCGGCGCTGGGGCGGCTGGGCCGCGGCCCCCTGACCCAGGTGGTTCTGCACCTGGGTGAGCAGGAAGCGGACTGGGCTGAGGAGGCCCTGGCGGAGCACTTCCTGCAGGCCCTGGAGTTGCTCGTCGGCAGCCTGGAGCGGGCCAGCCTGCCCTGCCACTTCAGCCGTGGTGTGAATCTCCTGGACGGCCTGCGGGAAGAGGACATCGACGACATGGGCTGTGCGCTGTACTGGGGCCTGCAGGCCCCCGAGGGGCTGCTCTAG